Within Gemmatimonadetes bacterium SCN 70-22, the genomic segment CCTCACCCCCCCGGCACGCCAGGCGCTCGCCGCCCTCGCACGCGGTTGATCCGAGCCCCCCAGACCACGCGAAGCACACTCCCCCGCCGCCGCGAGCCGCAACCAGAGCCAAGTGAGACGAGGCGCCGCGCCCCTGCCGCCCGCCCCTCGTCCTCTCGTCTTCTCGTCTTCTCCTACGAAGTAGGCGGATTGAACGCCGCCTGCTGCTGTTCCAGCCAGCTCTGGTGGTACTTCGGGTCCTCGAAGGCCATTGCCGCCTTCGCCACCTTGAGCGGGCGGAACGAGTCCATCATCACGGCCAGCTCGTTGGTGTACTTGGCCCCGATCGACGCCTCGGCGCGTCCGGGGTGCGGGCCGTGCGGGAGGCCATCGGGGTGGAGCGTGATCGAGCCGTACTCGATCCCCTTCCGGCTCATGAACTCGCTGGACGCGTAGAAGAGCACCTCGTCCGAGTCCACGTTGGAGTGGTTGTACGGGGCGGGGATGGCGTTCTCGTCGAAGTCGTACGGGCGCGGGCAGAAGGAGCAGATCACGAAGCCGTCGCCCTGGAACGTCTGGTGCACCGGCGGCGGCTGGTGGATGCGCCCGACGATCGGCTCGAAGTCGTGGATGTTGAAGATCCACGGGTAGAAGTAGCCGTCCCACCCGACCACGTCGAAGGGATGGTGGTCGAGCACGAGCTCGTTGATCGCGTCGTACTGCTTGACGTAGATGGGGAAGTCGCCCTTCTCGTCGTGCGGCGCGAGCACCATGGGGCGCCGGATGTCGCGCTCGCTGAACGGGGCGCCCTCGAGCAGCTGGCCGAAGTCGTTGCGGTAGCGGCGGGGGAAGCGCACATGGCCGCGGCTCTCCATCACCAGGAACTTGCTCGGCCTGGAGGCGTCGAGCCGCCAGCGGTGCGTGATGTTGCGGTGGATGACGACGTAATCGCCCGACCGGTAGGGGAGGTCGCCGAAGACCGACTCGAGCGTCCCCTCCCCTTCCGCCACGTAGATCACCTCATCCGCCTGCGAGTTGCGGTAGAAGTGCGCGTCGATGCGGTCGGGCTCGACGTAGGCCATCGCGATGTCGCTGTTGAAGAGGAGCGGGATGCGGTCGAGCGTGGCGCTCCCGCCCTTGCGTGCGCGCGCCGTGAGGAAGTGGCGATGCCGGAGCGACGTGTCCTCGTCGGCCTCGAGCTTCGCGTCGCACACCTTGCGCGCCGACTTCACGGTGGTGGGCGGATGGGTGTGGTACAGGAGCGACGACGTCCCCACGAAGCCCTCGTGCCCCATCAGCTCCTCGGCGTACAGCCCACCGTCGGGGCGACGGAACACGATGTGCCGCTTGCGCGGAATGCTGCCTAACGCGTGGTAGAACGGCATGGGATGTTGGTGAGGAAGGTGTGGGAGACGCGAGCCCGAGGCCGCCGCTCGTCTTCTCGTCTGCTCGTCTTCTCGTCTTCTGCCTCTATCAGAGATTCCCGCGCAGCGCCTGCTCGCGCTCGATCGACTCGAAGAGCGCCCTGAAGTTCCCCTTGCCGAAGCTCTTGGCCCCCTTGCGCTGGATGATCTCGTAGAAGACGGTGGGGCGATCCTGCACCGGCTTGCTGAAGATCTGGAGGAGGTAGCCGTCGGGGTCGCGATCCACGAGGATCCCCAGCCGGGCCAGGGCGTCCACGGGCTCGTCGATCCTGCCGACACGGGCTTGCAGCTCGTCGTAGTAGGACGTCGGGACGGAGAGGAACTCCACCCCGCGGTCGCGCAGCGCCGTCACCGTGCCGATGATGTCGTCCGTGGCCAGCGCCATGTGTTGCACCCCGGGGCCGACGTAGAACTCGAGGTATTCCTCGATCTGCGACTTCTTCTTCCCCGTCGCCGGCTCGTTGATCGGGAACTTGATCCGGTCGTTCCCGTTGGCCATCACCTTGGACATGAGCGACGAGTACTCGGTCGAGATGTCCTTGTCGTCGAAGGTGAGGAGGTTGCGGAAGCCCATCACGTCGGCGTAGAAGTCGACCCAGTGGTTCATCTTCCCCAGCTCGACGTTGCCGACGCAGTGGTCGACGTACTGCAGGCCGACGGGCGTCCCCTGGAAGTGCGGCGCCGCGGAGCGGAAGCCCGGCATGAAGGGGCCCGTGTAGTTGCGGCGTTCCACGAGCGAGTGGATCGTCTCGCCATAGGTCCGGATCGCGGCGATGACCACCTCGCCATCGTCGTCGCGCAGCACGCGCGGTTCGTGCACCGACTGCGCCCCGCGCTCGACGGCCTTGGCGTGGGCGTCGCGCGCGTCGTCGACCCACATGGCCAGGTCGCGGACGCCGTCGCCGTGCTTGTGCACGTGCTCGGCGATGAAGGCGGCCTCGGGGCTCAGGTCGGGGCGGATCGCCGTCGTGAGCACGAAGCGGATCTTCCCCTGCTGCAGGACGTAGCTCGCGCGATCGCGCGTTCCGGTCTCGGGGCCGCGATAGGCGACCACCTGGAAGCCGAAGGCGGCACGATAGTAGTGCGATGCCTGCTTGGCGTTGCCGACGTAGAACTCGATGTAGTCGGTCCCGTTGATCGGGAAGGTGTCGTGCGCGGTCTCGGGAGCCGGAGCGCTGATGGTCGCCATGGAATGCACCGAACGTGAAGGGAGAGCCGGCGGCCTGCCGAAGCGGAATCGTCGTGCCCGCAGGCCGGTTTTCGACCGGGGGGGCAATGTAATACGCGCCCAGACGATGTGCCCGGTGGTCGGACCGGTCTAACCGTTTGCCACGGCCTCACTTAGGGCCACCGCGCATGCCCAACGCCCCCCCCCCCCCGCGCGTCATGGCGCACCACCCGCCCCTCCCCACCCGATGCATCCCTCGGCACCTTTGCCCCGTAGGGACCGCGACCTCCATCCCCGCGCCCGGGCCACCCCCGGGGTGCGCGCCGCCCTTACTCTTCCTCGCCCCGATGTCATCCGCGTCCGCCGATACTCTCGCCTTCGCCCGCGCCCTCGACGGACAGTATCGCATCGAGCGCGAGATAGGCCGTGGCGGCATGGGCATCGTGTACCTGGCGCGCG encodes:
- a CDS encoding homogentisate 1,2-dioxygenase; translated protein: MPFYHALGSIPRKRHIVFRRPDGGLYAEELMGHEGFVGTSSLLYHTHPPTTVKSARKVCDAKLEADEDTSLRHRHFLTARARKGGSATLDRIPLLFNSDIAMAYVEPDRIDAHFYRNSQADEVIYVAEGEGTLESVFGDLPYRSGDYVVIHRNITHRWRLDASRPSKFLVMESRGHVRFPRRYRNDFGQLLEGAPFSERDIRRPMVLAPHDEKGDFPIYVKQYDAINELVLDHHPFDVVGWDGYFYPWIFNIHDFEPIVGRIHQPPPVHQTFQGDGFVICSFCPRPYDFDENAIPAPYNHSNVDSDEVLFYASSEFMSRKGIEYGSITLHPDGLPHGPHPGRAEASIGAKYTNELAVMMDSFRPLKVAKAAMAFEDPKYHQSWLEQQQAAFNPPTS
- a CDS encoding 4-hydroxyphenylpyruvate dioxygenase; translation: MATISAPAPETAHDTFPINGTDYIEFYVGNAKQASHYYRAAFGFQVVAYRGPETGTRDRASYVLQQGKIRFVLTTAIRPDLSPEAAFIAEHVHKHGDGVRDLAMWVDDARDAHAKAVERGAQSVHEPRVLRDDDGEVVIAAIRTYGETIHSLVERRNYTGPFMPGFRSAAPHFQGTPVGLQYVDHCVGNVELGKMNHWVDFYADVMGFRNLLTFDDKDISTEYSSLMSKVMANGNDRIKFPINEPATGKKKSQIEEYLEFYVGPGVQHMALATDDIIGTVTALRDRGVEFLSVPTSYYDELQARVGRIDEPVDALARLGILVDRDPDGYLLQIFSKPVQDRPTVFYEIIQRKGAKSFGKGNFRALFESIEREQALRGNL